The following are encoded together in the Pseudoalteromonas shioyasakiensis genome:
- the rsmD gene encoding 16S rRNA (guanine(966)-N(2))-methyltransferase RsmD has translation MRKKSTANRQAKAANNKSANGFIRIISGQFRGRKLPVKDVQGLRPTTDRIKETVFNWLMQDTRGAAVLDCFAGSGGLGFEALSRFADHAVFFELDKSAVSQLKENISTLKLDNAVVKQGNSLSLLEQNTQNEQFDLIFVDPPFRQNLAEKSCFLLEKNNWLSAQALIYVEVESELSDLDTPDNWMLLKEKAAGQVICRLYQRETN, from the coding sequence ATGAGAAAAAAATCAACAGCTAACCGCCAAGCAAAAGCAGCGAACAATAAATCAGCAAATGGTTTTATTCGTATTATTAGTGGGCAATTTCGCGGTAGAAAATTACCAGTAAAAGATGTGCAAGGCTTGCGCCCAACCACAGACCGTATAAAAGAAACTGTATTTAACTGGCTAATGCAAGATACCCGAGGCGCAGCGGTACTCGATTGTTTTGCCGGTTCCGGCGGTTTAGGTTTTGAGGCGTTATCGCGCTTTGCTGATCATGCTGTATTTTTCGAACTAGATAAAAGTGCTGTTAGCCAACTAAAAGAAAACATTAGCACGCTTAAATTGGATAATGCCGTCGTAAAACAAGGCAATAGCCTTTCATTATTAGAACAAAACACGCAAAACGAGCAATTTGATCTAATTTTTGTTGATCCGCCATTTCGACAAAACTTGGCTGAAAAAAGTTGTTTTTTACTCGAAAAAAATAACTGGTTATCTGCCCAAGCACTTATATATGTTGAGGTCGAAAGCGAACTAAGCGACCTAGATACTCCAGATAACTGGATGCTTTTAAAAGAAAAAGCTGCCGGACAAGTGATTTGTCGACTATATCAACGCGAGACAAATTAA
- a CDS encoding GatB/YqeY domain-containing protein gives MSLLLTLKDAQKDAMKAKDKERLKPIRMVLAAIKQREIDEQITLDDDGITAVLVKLVKQRRDSYTQYIDAGREDLAEIEASEIKALEEFLPQQLSEEEIIALIDSAIADTNAAGMQDMGKVMGVIKSKAEGRADLGKISGLIKQRLTA, from the coding sequence ATGAGCCTTTTATTAACGCTAAAAGATGCGCAAAAAGATGCGATGAAGGCAAAAGACAAAGAACGTCTTAAGCCTATCCGCATGGTACTTGCTGCAATCAAGCAACGTGAAATTGACGAGCAAATTACGCTTGACGACGACGGTATTACCGCTGTTTTAGTAAAGCTTGTTAAACAACGTCGCGATTCTTACACCCAGTACATTGATGCGGGTCGTGAAGATTTAGCTGAAATTGAAGCCAGTGAGATTAAAGCACTTGAAGAATTCTTACCTCAACAATTGAGTGAAGAAGAAATCATTGCTCTTATTGACTCGGCTATAGCTGATACAAACGCAGCGGGTATGCAAGACATGGGTAAGGTAATGGGAGTTATCAAAAGCAAAGCTGAAGGTCGTGCCGATTTAGGTAAGATTTCTGGCTTAATCAAGCAACGATTAACTGCCTAA
- a CDS encoding inosine/guanosine kinase: protein MKFPGRRRHKHYFPVEAKDPLTNQLNSTDRLQRSYITGIDQIVVDIEAKVDQAFLDEFQLRRGMSQVIDNDITNALYDRLKLDNMIDYEFAGGTVGNTMHNYSTLADDRSVLLGVMSENIKIGSYAYRFLCNTSSRVDLDYLQPVDGPIGRCFTLIDETGERTFAISAGLMNHLRPESIDQALIENSSALVISAYLMRTQGDETMTEATMQAVKYANDAGVPVVLTLGTKFLIEQDPAWWADFVKEHVDILAMNEEEGLAITGFEDPLLAADKALDWTDLVICTAGEKGLFMAGYVDDSFKRETEYPLLPGAIADFNRYEFSRAMRKEDCKNPIRAYSHTAPFMGGPDSIKNTNGAGDCALAAVLHDLSANVYHKLNVANSAKHQQPAMTYSSLAQISKYANRASYEVLVQHSPRLSRGLPEREDCLEQVYWDQ, encoded by the coding sequence ATGAAATTTCCTGGACGCCGCAGGCATAAACATTATTTTCCGGTGGAAGCCAAAGATCCACTGACGAATCAACTTAACTCAACCGACCGACTACAACGTAGTTATATTACGGGTATCGACCAAATTGTGGTAGATATTGAAGCGAAAGTTGATCAAGCTTTCCTAGATGAATTTCAATTGCGCCGTGGCATGTCGCAAGTGATCGATAACGATATTACCAACGCGCTATACGACAGACTAAAACTCGACAATATGATCGATTATGAGTTTGCCGGTGGTACGGTAGGTAACACCATGCACAACTACTCTACCCTAGCTGACGACCGTTCAGTGTTGTTAGGGGTAATGAGTGAAAATATCAAAATCGGCAGCTATGCATATCGTTTTTTATGTAACACCTCAAGCCGCGTTGACCTTGACTACCTTCAGCCTGTAGATGGCCCAATTGGTCGTTGTTTTACCTTAATTGACGAGACCGGTGAGCGTACCTTCGCAATCAGCGCGGGGCTAATGAACCACCTTCGTCCTGAATCAATCGATCAAGCACTTATTGAGAATTCATCAGCACTAGTGATCAGCGCGTACCTAATGCGTACTCAAGGTGATGAAACCATGACCGAAGCCACCATGCAGGCAGTAAAATATGCCAATGATGCAGGTGTACCTGTGGTTTTAACCCTTGGTACTAAGTTTCTAATTGAACAAGATCCTGCTTGGTGGGCTGACTTTGTTAAAGAGCATGTTGATATTCTTGCTATGAACGAAGAAGAAGGTCTTGCTATTACTGGCTTTGAAGATCCGCTTCTGGCAGCCGACAAAGCGCTAGATTGGACTGATTTAGTTATTTGTACAGCTGGCGAAAAAGGCTTGTTTATGGCCGGTTACGTAGACGACTCATTCAAGCGTGAAACAGAATATCCGTTATTACCAGGTGCGATTGCTGACTTTAACCGTTATGAATTTTCGCGCGCAATGCGCAAAGAGGACTGCAAAAACCCTATTCGTGCGTACAGCCACACAGCACCATTTATGGGTGGCCCAGATAGCATTAAAAATACCAATGGCGCAGGCGATTGTGCTCTGGCCGCGGTACTGCATGACCTATCAGCAAACGTTTACCACAAACTTAATGTGGCAAACTCAGCGAAGCATCAGCAGCCTGCGATGACCTACTCATCGCTTGCACAAATTAGTAAATACGCTAACCGTGCAAGTTATGAAGTACTTGTTCAGCACTCGCCACGTTTATCTCGTGGCTTACCTGAACGTGAAGATTGTTTAGAGCAAGTTTACTGGGATCAGTAA
- the ftsX gene encoding permease-like cell division protein FtsX has product MSLLFKSRNSQNERQKKSFLAVPYFFFINLIRQGVHSLGEMWRTPLASLMTIAVLGLSLTLPATLYLVVKNVSKVSSGFEDAAEISLFVKETMSEQQTQTLVKRLALYPEVDKVEFISKGDALTEFKQVSGFGQALEYLDANPLPDVVIVTPTARYRQPNTAKQLLQKLEGEREVDFGKLDIAWLERLNALLSLLKESVITIALLLLTSVTLIIGNTIRLSIMDKKDEIQVMKLVGATNTFIHAPFLWTGIWYGIIGGLFSFICVALMMWWLGAAVSDVAGVYETSFDLIGLTLTEFGILVALATGLGFVGSYLSVNRYIKEIEPDKV; this is encoded by the coding sequence ATGAGTTTATTGTTTAAAAGCCGCAACAGCCAAAACGAACGTCAGAAAAAGTCATTTTTAGCAGTGCCTTATTTCTTCTTTATTAATCTTATTCGCCAAGGTGTGCACAGCCTCGGTGAAATGTGGCGAACGCCTTTAGCCTCATTGATGACCATTGCGGTATTGGGATTAAGCTTAACACTGCCAGCGACGCTTTATTTAGTGGTTAAAAATGTCTCGAAAGTGAGCAGTGGCTTTGAAGATGCTGCAGAGATTTCGTTGTTCGTAAAAGAAACTATGAGCGAACAGCAAACGCAAACCTTAGTTAAGCGTTTAGCACTCTACCCTGAGGTAGATAAAGTAGAGTTTATATCAAAGGGCGATGCCCTCACTGAATTTAAACAAGTATCAGGATTTGGCCAAGCACTTGAATATTTAGATGCGAACCCGTTACCTGATGTTGTTATCGTCACGCCGACAGCACGATACCGTCAGCCAAATACAGCAAAACAATTACTGCAAAAGCTTGAAGGCGAAAGAGAAGTGGATTTTGGTAAACTCGATATTGCTTGGCTTGAGCGATTAAATGCACTTTTAAGTTTATTAAAAGAAAGCGTGATCACTATTGCTCTACTATTATTAACCTCCGTCACCCTGATCATTGGTAATACTATCCGCTTATCAATCATGGATAAGAAAGATGAAATTCAGGTGATGAAGTTAGTTGGGGCGACAAATACCTTTATTCATGCACCATTTTTATGGACAGGGATTTGGTACGGTATTATTGGCGGTTTGTTCTCTTTTATTTGTGTTGCATTAATGATGTGGTGGCTTGGTGCTGCTGTAAGCGATGTTGCAGGTGTTTATGAAACCAGCTTTGACTTAATTGGTTTAACACTCACAGAGTTTGGCATTTTAGTCGCTCTTGCAACAGGCTTAGGATTTGTTGGTTCTTACCTATCAGTTAACCGCTACATAAAAGAAATTGAACCCGATAAAGTGTAA
- the rpoH gene encoding RNA polymerase sigma factor RpoH: MSKDLYAMALTAGQQSASMDGYLQAVSTIPMLDAEKEKQLATRLQEEGDLEAAKQLIMSHLRFVAHIAKSYSGYGLPQADLIQEGNIGLMKAVKRFDPSVGVRLVSFAVHWIKAEIHEYVLKNWRIVKVATTKAQRKLFFNLRKNKKRLGWFNQAEVSTVANELGVSEKEVREMESRMSGQDMGFDLTGDDNDDAPTSTYSPVQYLTDGSADLADDIEEQQWQEQSHARLFSALKTLDERSQDIVSARWLADDKATLQELAEKYNVSAERVRQLEKTAMKKLQSAMS, encoded by the coding sequence ATGAGTAAAGATTTATACGCAATGGCACTTACTGCAGGTCAACAGAGCGCAAGTATGGATGGCTACCTTCAAGCGGTTAGCACTATTCCTATGCTTGATGCAGAGAAAGAAAAGCAGTTGGCGACACGTCTTCAGGAAGAAGGTGATCTTGAAGCTGCGAAGCAACTCATTATGTCGCATCTACGCTTTGTTGCTCATATTGCGAAAAGCTATTCAGGTTATGGCTTACCGCAAGCTGATTTAATTCAGGAAGGTAACATCGGTCTGATGAAAGCGGTAAAACGTTTCGACCCAAGTGTAGGTGTTCGCTTAGTTTCATTCGCTGTTCACTGGATCAAAGCCGAAATTCATGAATACGTACTGAAAAACTGGCGTATCGTGAAAGTTGCAACAACAAAAGCGCAACGTAAATTATTCTTCAACCTACGTAAAAATAAAAAGCGTTTAGGTTGGTTCAACCAAGCTGAGGTTAGCACAGTTGCTAATGAGCTAGGTGTAAGTGAAAAAGAAGTACGTGAGATGGAATCACGTATGAGTGGCCAAGATATGGGCTTTGACTTAACGGGCGACGACAATGACGACGCACCGACAAGCACATACTCGCCAGTACAGTATTTAACAGATGGCAGTGCTGACCTTGCTGATGATATCGAAGAGCAGCAATGGCAAGAACAGTCTCATGCACGTTTATTCAGCGCGTTAAAAACGCTTGATGAACGTTCTCAAGACATCGTAAGTGCACGTTGGTTAGCTGACGATAAAGCAACATTACAAGAGCTTGCTGAGAAATATAACGTTTCAGCAGAGCGTGTTCGCCAGCTAGAAAAAACAGCAATGAAAAAACTGCAATCAGCGATGAGCTAA
- the ftsY gene encoding signal recognition particle-docking protein FtsY: MAKKSKFLSWFGFGKSDKQQAEQAAKDADNQKQIEEQQRIEAEKAEAERLEQERIAAEKAEAERLEQERIAAEKAEAERLEQERIATEKAEAERLEQERIAAEKAEAERLAQEQQAAEQQRQEQQARLAEQEAAMKLEQERAEAEQAQREAEQVAAQKAQAERLEQERIAAEKAEVERVEQERIAAEKAEAERLAQEQQAAEQQLQEQQARLAEQEAAMKLEQERAAAEQAQREAEQVAAQKAQAERLEQERIAAERRDAERIEQERIAAEKEEAERLEQERIAAERRDAERIEQERIAAEKAEADRLEQERIAAEKAEADRLEQERIAAEKAEAARLEQERIAAEKSEAERLEQERIAAEKAQAERLEQERIAAEKAEAERLEQERIAAEKAQAERLEQERIAAEKAEAERLEQERIAAEKAQAERLEQEKAAQAAAEKPKKEGFFARLKKGLLKTRVNIGSGFASIFSGKKIDDELFEELETQLLTADLGVDTTMKLIDNLTDAADRKQLKDGDALYELMKQEMASMLKTAEQPLVVSGDKKPFVILMVGVNGVGKTTTIGKLAKQFQSEGKSVMLAAGDTFRAAAVEQLQVWGERNSIPVIAQHTGADSASVVFDAFQAAKARNADVLIADTAGRLQNKDNLMQELEKIARVMKKIDPDAPHEVMLTIDAGTGQNAISQVKLFNECVGLTGITLSKLDGTAKGGVIFAVADKFNIPIRYIGVGEGIDDLRTFNSSDFIDALFSQDEDDA; the protein is encoded by the coding sequence ATGGCAAAAAAAAGTAAATTCCTGTCTTGGTTTGGTTTTGGCAAATCAGATAAGCAACAAGCAGAGCAAGCAGCAAAAGATGCTGATAACCAGAAGCAAATAGAAGAACAACAGCGAATTGAAGCCGAAAAGGCTGAAGCTGAACGTTTAGAGCAAGAACGCATTGCTGCAGAAAAAGCAGAAGCGGAACGTTTAGAGCAAGAGCGAATCGCTGCAGAAAAGGCAGAGGCTGAACGTTTAGAGCAAGAGCGCATTGCGACAGAAAAGGCAGAAGCTGAACGTTTAGAACAAGAACGCATTGCGGCAGAAAAGGCAGAAGCGGAACGTTTAGCTCAAGAGCAGCAAGCGGCTGAACAACAACGTCAAGAACAACAAGCACGTCTTGCTGAGCAAGAAGCAGCAATGAAATTGGAGCAAGAGCGTGCCGAAGCAGAACAGGCGCAGCGTGAAGCTGAGCAAGTTGCTGCACAGAAGGCACAAGCTGAGCGCTTAGAGCAAGAACGTATCGCCGCAGAAAAGGCAGAGGTGGAACGTGTAGAACAAGAGCGCATTGCGGCAGAAAAGGCAGAAGCTGAACGTTTAGCTCAAGAGCAACAAGCGGCAGAACAACAACTTCAAGAACAACAAGCTCGTCTTGCTGAGCAAGAAGCAGCAATGAAATTAGAGCAAGAACGTGCTGCAGCAGAACAGGCGCAGCGTGAAGCTGAGCAAGTTGCTGCACAGAAGGCACAAGCTGAACGTTTAGAGCAAGAACGCATTGCGGCAGAAAGACGCGATGCTGAACGTATAGAACAAGAACGTATCGCGGCAGAAAAGGAAGAAGCGGAGCGCTTAGAACAAGAACGCATTGCTGCAGAAAGACGCGATGCTGAACGTATAGAGCAAGAACGTATTGCTGCAGAGAAAGCAGAGGCGGATCGTTTAGAACAAGAACGTATTGCTGCAGAAAAAGCAGAAGCGGATCGTCTAGAGCAAGAACGAATTGCTGCAGAGAAGGCAGAAGCTGCTCGCTTAGAGCAAGAACGTATCGCAGCAGAAAAGTCCGAGGCAGAACGTTTAGAGCAAGAACGTATCGCGGCAGAAAAAGCACAAGCGGAGCGCTTAGAGCAAGAGCGTATTGCAGCTGAAAAAGCAGAAGCTGAACGTTTAGAGCAAGAACGCATTGCTGCAGAAAAAGCACAAGCGGAGCGCTTAGAGCAAGAGCGTATTGCAGCTGAAAAAGCAGAAGCTGAACGTTTAGAGCAAGAACGTATCGCGGCAGAAAAAGCACAAGCGGAGCGCTTAGAGCAAGAGAAAGCAGCGCAAGCCGCTGCTGAAAAACCAAAGAAAGAAGGTTTCTTCGCACGCCTTAAAAAAGGCCTATTAAAAACTCGCGTTAATATTGGTTCTGGCTTTGCGTCTATATTTAGCGGTAAGAAAATTGACGATGAGTTATTTGAAGAATTAGAAACACAGTTACTGACAGCCGATTTAGGTGTTGATACAACAATGAAGTTGATTGATAACCTAACTGATGCCGCTGATCGTAAGCAGTTAAAAGATGGCGATGCTTTATACGAGTTAATGAAACAAGAAATGGCAAGTATGCTTAAAACCGCTGAGCAGCCGCTGGTTGTAAGTGGTGATAAAAAGCCATTTGTTATCTTAATGGTGGGTGTAAATGGTGTCGGTAAAACCACCACGATTGGTAAATTAGCGAAGCAGTTCCAAAGCGAAGGTAAGTCAGTGATGCTTGCTGCGGGTGATACCTTCCGCGCTGCGGCGGTTGAGCAGCTGCAAGTATGGGGTGAGCGTAATAGCATTCCTGTGATTGCTCAGCATACAGGTGCAGACAGTGCGTCAGTAGTATTTGATGCATTTCAGGCGGCAAAGGCTCGTAATGCTGATGTGTTAATCGCCGATACAGCAGGTCGCTTGCAAAATAAAGATAACCTAATGCAAGAGCTTGAAAAAATTGCCCGTGTAATGAAGAAAATTGACCCAGATGCGCCGCATGAAGTTATGCTAACTATAGATGCAGGTACAGGTCAAAACGCAATTAGCCAAGTTAAATTATTTAATGAATGTGTTGGTTTAACGGGCATTACTTTATCTAAACTTGATGGTACCGCTAAAGGTGGTGTGATTTTCGCTGTTGCTGATAAATTTAATATCCCAATTCGTTACATTGGTGTTGGTGAAGGTATTGATGATTTACGTACCTTTAATAGTAGTGACTTTATTGATGCACTATTTAGCCAAGACGAGGATGACGCATAA
- the glsB gene encoding glutaminase B, whose protein sequence is MSQIDYQHVLDEITKEVQPLLSQGKVADYIPALAEVEPNQFAIAIHTVDGQTYCAGDCGARFTIQSVSKVMTLTLALQRYGDELWQRVGKEPSGTAFNSLTQLEFEQGIPRNPFINAGAIVTCDALYSRLSAPMHSMLESFRQLSGNAQVVIDKKVANSEYEFRHRNAAMGHLMKSFGNFNNEVDDVLWAYFNFCAIELNCVELAKAYNYLANQGKDANGQEVLSARQNKQLNSLLFTSGLYDAAGDFGYRVGMPGKSGVSGTILAVLPNQFTVAVWAPRLNSYGNSVAGIAALERLSQKLDISIF, encoded by the coding sequence ATGTCACAGATTGATTATCAACATGTATTAGATGAAATCACAAAAGAAGTTCAACCATTACTGAGCCAAGGTAAGGTTGCTGATTATATTCCTGCGCTTGCAGAGGTTGAGCCAAACCAGTTTGCCATTGCTATTCATACAGTAGATGGGCAAACCTATTGCGCGGGTGATTGTGGTGCGCGTTTTACAATTCAATCTGTTTCGAAAGTAATGACCTTAACTTTAGCACTTCAGCGTTATGGTGATGAGCTGTGGCAACGAGTCGGTAAAGAGCCTTCAGGCACCGCTTTTAACTCACTTACACAGCTTGAGTTTGAACAGGGCATACCACGCAACCCATTTATTAATGCCGGCGCGATTGTCACCTGTGACGCGTTATATAGCCGTTTATCTGCGCCGATGCACTCTATGCTTGAGTCATTTCGTCAGTTATCAGGGAATGCTCAGGTTGTTATTGATAAGAAAGTGGCAAATTCTGAATATGAGTTTCGTCATCGCAACGCCGCGATGGGGCATCTAATGAAGTCATTCGGCAACTTTAATAATGAAGTTGATGATGTGTTATGGGCTTACTTTAACTTCTGTGCCATAGAGTTAAACTGCGTAGAATTAGCAAAAGCCTACAATTACTTAGCAAACCAAGGTAAAGATGCTAATGGCCAAGAAGTGCTCAGTGCAAGGCAAAATAAGCAGTTAAACTCGTTACTGTTTACCAGTGGTTTATACGATGCTGCTGGGGATTTTGGCTACCGTGTTGGTATGCCGGGTAAGTCAGGGGTGTCGGGTACTATTTTAGCTGTATTACCAAATCAATTTACTGTGGCTGTGTGGGCGCCAAGACTTAACTCGTATGGTAACTCAGTAGCTGGGATAGCGGCTCTTGAGCGTTTATCCCAGAAACTGGATATTTCGATTTTTTAG
- the tadA gene encoding tRNA adenosine(34) deaminase TadA, producing the protein MSEQFSDQYWMEKALNYANEAAAINEIPVGAVLVKDNQLIAYGYNRSIIDNDPSAHAEMMAIREAGKVLNNYRLIDCTLYVTLEPCSMCAGLLVHSRIKRLVFGAKDAKTGSAGSIMNLLQEPRLNHQVEVTGDVMSEQCGAVISAFFKRRREEKKAAKQAARNA; encoded by the coding sequence ATGAGCGAACAATTTAGCGACCAATATTGGATGGAAAAAGCATTAAACTACGCCAATGAAGCGGCTGCGATTAATGAAATCCCTGTTGGTGCTGTGCTGGTAAAAGATAATCAACTGATTGCTTATGGTTATAATCGCTCAATTATTGATAATGACCCATCCGCTCATGCTGAAATGATGGCAATCCGCGAAGCAGGTAAAGTACTTAATAACTATCGATTAATCGATTGCACCTTGTATGTAACGTTAGAGCCTTGTTCTATGTGCGCAGGTCTGTTGGTACATAGCCGTATTAAGCGATTGGTATTTGGTGCTAAAGACGCCAAAACTGGATCGGCAGGATCAATTATGAATCTGCTGCAAGAACCTAGGCTTAATCATCAAGTTGAAGTAACCGGTGATGTTATGAGTGAGCAGTGTGGAGCGGTAATTTCAGCGTTTTTTAAGCGTCGTAGAGAAGAGAAAAAGGCGGCAAAGCAGGCTGCTCGCAACGCCTAG
- the rpsU gene encoding 30S ribosomal protein S21, with translation MPVIKVRENEPFDVALRRFKRSCEKAGILSEVRRREHYEKPTAERKRKKAAAVKRHMKKLSRDNARRVKLY, from the coding sequence ATGCCAGTAATTAAAGTAAGAGAGAACGAACCGTTTGACGTAGCACTTCGTCGCTTCAAGCGTTCATGTGAAAAAGCAGGTATCCTTTCAGAAGTTCGTCGTCGCGAGCACTATGAAAAACCAACAGCTGAGCGTAAGCGTAAAAAAGCTGCTGCAGTAAAGCGTCACATGAAGAAGCTTTCTCGCGATAACGCACGTCGCGTTAAATTATACTAA
- the dnaG gene encoding DNA primase, which produces MAGKIPRQFIDDLLARTDIVELIDSRVGLKKAGKDYQACCPFHNEKSPSFTVSQDKQFYHCFGCGANGNAISFVMEYDKLEFVDAIEELASMLNLDVPREQGTSSGPQRTAEQKRSDYDLMLHAARFYQHQLKHHANSKTVIDYIKGRGLSGETAKKFMIGYAPSEWEALCQQLGRNKEQKEQLVELKLASEKSPGRQFDFFRDRLMFPIRDKRGRVIAFGGRVMQADQGPKYLNSPETRIFHKGFELYGLYEAKQAHKKLEHILIVEGYMDVVALAEQGIEYAVAALGTATTAEHMHTLFRTTDKVICCYDGDRAGRDAAWRALENALPYLADGKSLKFVFLPDGEDPDSLVQQEGKDAFEARLSEADDFTKVLFNKLSQEIDLTQDAGKAKLLSDALPLIEKIPSDFYQENILEHLGRLIGRTREQLNNRVKSPKQQHAIERKFKITPMRQAIGILLQHPNLATSIAYMPELAEMKIAGIELFLRIQHLALEREGITTAQILESFRDGAEYDALVKLATWQHQINDDRLETVFKNTFKFIEDQCLNYRLETLLIKDKTQGLSSEERLECHLLTQALKGSNS; this is translated from the coding sequence ATGGCCGGAAAGATCCCTCGACAGTTTATTGATGATTTACTCGCTCGCACAGATATTGTTGAGTTAATTGATTCGAGAGTTGGCCTTAAAAAAGCAGGTAAAGACTACCAAGCCTGTTGCCCATTCCATAACGAAAAATCACCTTCATTTACCGTTTCTCAAGATAAACAGTTTTATCACTGCTTTGGTTGTGGTGCCAATGGCAATGCAATTTCATTTGTCATGGAGTACGACAAATTAGAGTTCGTTGATGCCATTGAAGAATTAGCGAGTATGCTCAATTTAGACGTACCTCGCGAACAAGGTACAAGCTCAGGCCCACAACGTACAGCCGAACAAAAGCGATCTGATTACGATTTAATGTTACATGCTGCTCGCTTTTACCAACATCAATTAAAGCATCATGCCAACTCGAAAACGGTTATCGACTATATCAAAGGTCGTGGTTTAAGCGGTGAAACAGCGAAAAAATTCATGATTGGTTATGCGCCTAGTGAATGGGAAGCACTATGCCAGCAACTTGGCCGCAACAAAGAACAAAAAGAGCAGCTTGTTGAACTGAAACTAGCCTCTGAAAAATCACCAGGTCGTCAATTTGACTTCTTCCGTGACAGGCTCATGTTCCCTATTCGCGATAAACGCGGTCGGGTGATTGCATTTGGTGGCCGTGTTATGCAAGCGGATCAAGGGCCTAAATACCTTAACTCACCAGAAACCCGTATTTTCCATAAGGGCTTTGAGCTTTATGGTTTATACGAAGCCAAGCAAGCACATAAAAAACTTGAACATATTCTAATTGTTGAAGGTTATATGGATGTTGTTGCTTTAGCTGAGCAAGGCATCGAATATGCCGTTGCCGCCCTTGGCACAGCAACGACCGCAGAACATATGCACACTTTATTTAGAACCACAGATAAAGTGATTTGCTGCTACGACGGTGACCGTGCAGGCCGCGATGCTGCTTGGCGAGCTCTTGAGAATGCACTGCCTTATCTTGCTGATGGTAAGTCATTAAAATTTGTGTTTTTACCAGATGGTGAAGATCCTGATTCACTGGTACAACAAGAAGGCAAAGACGCTTTTGAAGCTAGGTTAAGCGAAGCGGATGATTTTACTAAGGTGCTGTTTAATAAACTCAGCCAAGAGATAGACCTGACACAAGACGCGGGTAAAGCAAAGCTCCTTAGTGATGCCCTGCCGTTGATTGAAAAAATCCCTAGTGATTTTTACCAAGAAAATATTTTGGAACATCTTGGCCGCTTAATAGGTCGTACAAGAGAGCAGTTAAATAATCGCGTTAAGTCACCCAAGCAACAGCATGCGATTGAACGTAAGTTTAAAATAACACCGATGCGCCAAGCGATTGGTATTTTATTGCAACACCCAAATTTGGCGACCAGCATTGCTTATATGCCAGAGTTAGCTGAGATGAAAATAGCCGGTATTGAGCTGTTTTTACGCATTCAGCACTTAGCACTAGAACGTGAAGGAATCACGACGGCACAAATTTTAGAGTCATTTAGAGATGGCGCTGAATATGACGCGCTAGTGAAATTAGCAACTTGGCAACACCAAATAAATGACGATCGTTTAGAGACGGTTTTTAAAAATACTTTTAAATTTATTGAAGACCAGTGTTTAAATTATCGACTAGAGACCCTATTAATAAAAGACAAGACCCAAGGCTTAAGCAGCGAAGAAAGGCTAGAATGCCACTTACTGACGCAAGCGTTAAAAGGCAGCAACAGCTAG
- the ftsE gene encoding cell division ATP-binding protein FtsE, whose product MINFQQVSKTYPGGHRALEKVSFHIKPGELAFLTGHSGAGKSTLLKLISLMERPSAGQVLINGVDLNAVKSRQIPYVRRDIGIIFQNHRLLERYSVFDNVALPLIIEGTHHKQIAKRVHGALDKVGLLDKAKCNPATLSGGEQQRVGIARAIVNSPPILLADEPTGNLDPELSMDILRLFEDFNNHGTTVLIATHDIGLIARMRYRSLTLKDGRMIDDPLAEGAL is encoded by the coding sequence ATGATAAATTTTCAGCAAGTCAGTAAAACATACCCAGGTGGCCATCGTGCCCTTGAAAAAGTCAGCTTTCATATTAAGCCTGGCGAACTGGCCTTTTTAACTGGGCACAGTGGTGCAGGTAAAAGTACCCTATTGAAGCTTATTAGTTTGATGGAGCGTCCATCGGCAGGGCAGGTGCTTATTAATGGTGTTGATTTAAATGCTGTTAAATCACGCCAGATCCCTTATGTGCGTCGCGATATTGGTATCATCTTTCAGAATCACCGCTTACTAGAACGTTACTCAGTGTTTGATAATGTTGCCTTACCTTTGATTATTGAAGGTACGCACCACAAGCAAATAGCTAAGCGCGTTCACGGTGCGCTTGATAAAGTCGGGTTACTCGATAAAGCGAAGTGTAATCCAGCAACCTTATCAGGTGGTGAGCAGCAGCGTGTGGGTATTGCTCGCGCTATCGTTAATTCACCGCCAATCCTATTAGCCGATGAGCCAACCGGTAACTTAGACCCTGAGCTTTCGATGGACATATTACGTTTATTCGAAGACTTTAATAATCATGGTACAACCGTGCTGATTGCAACCCATGATATTGGCTTAATTGCGCGTATGCGTTATCGCAGTCTAACACTGAAAGATGGCCGTATGATTGACGATCCGTTAGCTGAGGGGGCACTATGA